Part of the Azospirillum formosense genome is shown below.
GACCGCAGATGCACCAAAACCGCCCACGCGCAGACGCGGGGCGGCAGGTGCAAGACACAAGAGGGGCAAGCGCGCGAACGCGCATGGATGCCCGGCGCGCCGGAGCGCGCCTGTCAATCCGGCGCGAAACGCGCCTGAGGATTAATAGCCCTCGCGCTCCATGCGCTTGCGGAGCAGCTTGCGGGTGCGACGCACCGCTTCAGCCTTCTCACGCGCGCGCTTCTCCGAGGGCTTCTCGTAGTTCCGGCGCAGCTTCATTTCCCGGAAAATGCCCTCGCGCTGCATCTTCTTCTTCAGCGCGCGGAGGGCCTGATCGACGTTGTTGTCTCGGACCAGAACTTGCACGTTAACCGTCACCTTTATCAAGTGAGCCGAGTTGCCATGAGGCAACAAACAGGCATGCGACAGGCATGCGCTTTCGGGCGCACCCCTTGTGTGGACCTTTATGTAGCACGGACGGGGCCGCCTGTGAAGCGGAGTCTTCCAACCCTGGGGGCCCCAAGGCGACAATGCGTGGGCAAAACGGTTGTCCGGCGCCCCGCGGCGCCCAGATAATAGGGCATGGCCCTGTTGAAGATTGCCCGCATGGGGCACCCGGTGCTGCGCAAGGTCGCAGACCCCGTGCCCGACCCGACGGCCCCGGAGATCCGGCGGCTGGCGTCCGACATGATCGACACCATGCTGGACGCGCCCGGAGTCGGGCTGGCGGCCCCGCAGGTGCACGAATCGCTGCGCATGATCGTGTTCCGTGTTCCCGCCCTGCGCTCCGGCGGCGAATCGGTGGAGCCGACGGTGCTCATCAACCCGGTGATCGAGCCGCTGGACGGCGGACTGGAACACGGGATGGAGGGTTGCCTGTCGATTCCCGAGCTGCGCGGCGTCGTTCCGCGATTCGCCCGCATCCGCTACCGCGGCGTCGGGCTGGACGGCGAACCCTTTGAGCGCGAGGCGTCGGGGTTCCACGCCCGGGTCATCCAGCACGAGTGCGATCATCTGGACGGCGTGCTTTACATCGACCGGATGACCGATCTGCGCTATCTGGCCTTCACCGACGAGGCGCATCACATCACCGAGGCGCTGGAACAGCAGGAGGGGAGAGACTGACATGGACGCTGCGCTGGACATGGACGCGGTGCGGGACGACATCCTGCTCTCCACGCTTCCCAACATCGTGTTCGACGGCTGGAGCCAGCAGGCGCTGCGCGACGGCGCGCAGATGGCCGGCTACGACACGGCGACCATGCACCGCGCCTTCCCCGGCGGCGTGCCGGAGCTGGTCGAGCATTTCGGCGCCTGGACCGACCGCCGCATGCTGGCCGAGATGGACAAGCATCCGCTCGACGAGATGAAGGTGCGCGAGAAGATCGCGCTCGCCATCCGCACCCATTTCGAGGTGCTGGAACCGCATATGGAGGCGAAGCGCCGCCTGCTCGCCTACCTCGCCATGCCGCAGAATCTCGGCATGGGGCTGACCATGCTCTACCGCACGGTGGACGCCATGTGGTTCGCGGCGGGCGACACCGCCACCGACTTCAACCATTACACCAAGCGCGCCACGCTGGCCGCGGTGCTCAGCTCCGCCACCTTCTACTGGCTGGATGACCGGTCGGAGGGCCATGCGGAGACCTGGGCCTTCGTGGACCGCCGTCTCGGCGACGTGATGAGCATGGGCAAGGCGATGTCCGCCATGGGCCGCGCCGGGCGCCTCCTCAGCCATCTGCCGAGCCCGGCGCGCTTCGCCCGTCAGGTCCGCCAGCGCGCCGGAAACGCCCCGGTGGACACCGCCTCCGCCCACATGGCGGAAAACATCTGAGGGCTCAGGCCTTCACTTGCCCGCGGGCACTTTTCTGCGGGCGGGCTTTTTGGCGGCGGCGGTGCGGATCGCCGCCGCCAGGGCCGGGCGGGCCCAGAACAGAAGCTCGTCGGGATCGTCCAGCGCCGAGTCGGGCGGCGGGAAGTAGGGCAGCACCGTCGGCTTGTCGTCGAACGGCTTGAAGGGGCGCAGGCCCAGCGCCTCGTAGTCCGGGCGGTTGCCGTCGTCGGCCTTGAAATACAGGATGTTGCGGGCGACCAGGGCGAACACGACGCCGTCGCAATAGACCGCGTAGCCACCGAACATGCGGCGGGCGGTGATGGCCCCCAGGGGCGTCAGCGACTCGCACAGGAAACGGACGAGTTCGCTGACCGTGGCCATGGCGGAAAACTTATTTTTTGCGGAAGGCGTCGAGCGCCACGACCTCGCCGCGCTTCGGCTCCTCGCCGGAGCGGTCGGAGTCGGGCTTGCCGGCGTCGGCCCTGGCCGAATCGGGTTTGGCCGAGTCGGATTTGGCGAGCTTCGCGATGGACGGCTTCGTGCCGTCCGAAGCCTTCCGCTCGGGCGCCTCGCGTCCGGGGATGGT
Proteins encoded:
- the rpsU gene encoding 30S ribosomal protein S21 produces the protein MQVLVRDNNVDQALRALKKKMQREGIFREMKLRRNYEKPSEKRAREKAEAVRRTRKLLRKRMEREGY
- the def gene encoding peptide deformylase, whose amino-acid sequence is MALLKIARMGHPVLRKVADPVPDPTAPEIRRLASDMIDTMLDAPGVGLAAPQVHESLRMIVFRVPALRSGGESVEPTVLINPVIEPLDGGLEHGMEGCLSIPELRGVVPRFARIRYRGVGLDGEPFEREASGFHARVIQHECDHLDGVLYIDRMTDLRYLAFTDEAHHITEALEQQEGRD
- a CDS encoding COQ9 family protein, whose product is MDAALDMDAVRDDILLSTLPNIVFDGWSQQALRDGAQMAGYDTATMHRAFPGGVPELVEHFGAWTDRRMLAEMDKHPLDEMKVREKIALAIRTHFEVLEPHMEAKRRLLAYLAMPQNLGMGLTMLYRTVDAMWFAAGDTATDFNHYTKRATLAAVLSSATFYWLDDRSEGHAETWAFVDRRLGDVMSMGKAMSAMGRAGRLLSHLPSPARFARQVRQRAGNAPVDTASAHMAENI
- a CDS encoding TfoX/Sxy family protein translates to MATVSELVRFLCESLTPLGAITARRMFGGYAVYCDGVVFALVARNILYFKADDGNRPDYEALGLRPFKPFDDKPTVLPYFPPPDSALDDPDELLFWARPALAAAIRTAAAKKPARRKVPAGK